In Bubalus bubalis isolate 160015118507 breed Murrah chromosome 3, NDDB_SH_1, whole genome shotgun sequence, a genomic segment contains:
- the LOC112583863 gene encoding interferon tau-1, producing the protein MAFMLSLLMALVLVSYGPEGSLGCYLSQRHMLDARENLRLLAQMNRLSPHSCLQDRKDFGLPQEMVEGDQLQKDQAISVLHEMLQQCFNLFHTERSSAVWNTTLLEQLHIGLQQQLEDLDACLGPVMGEKDSDLGRMGPILTVKKYFQGIHVFLKENEYSDCAWEIVRVEMIRALSSSTTLQKRLRKMGGDLNSP; encoded by the coding sequence ATGGCCTTCATGCTCTCTCTACTGATGGCCCTGGTGCTGGTCAGCTATGGCCCAGAAGGATCTCTGGGTTGTTACCTGTCTCAGAGACACATGCTGGATGCCAGGGAGAACCTCAGGCTCCTGGCCCAAATGAACAGACTCTCCCCTCATTCCTGTCTGCAGGACAGAAAAGACTTTGGTCTTcctcaggagatggtggagggcgACCAGCTCCAGAAGGATCAGGCTATCTCTGTGCTCCACGAGATGCTCCAGCAGTGCTTCAACCTCTTCCACACAGAGCGCTCGTCTGCTGTCTGGAACACCACCCTCCTGGAGCAGCTCCACATTGGACTCCAACAGCAGCTGGAGGACCTGGACGCCTGCCTGGGCCCGGTGATGGGAGAGAAAGACTCTGACCTGGGAAGGATGGGCCCCATTCTGACCGTGAAGAAGTACTTCCAGGGCATCCATGTCTTCCTGAAAGAGAACGAATATAGCGACTGTGCCTGGGAAATCGTCAGAGTGGAGATGATTAGAGCCCTCTCTTCATCAACCACCTTGCAAAAAAGGTTAAGAAAGATGGGTGGAGATCTGAACTCACCTTGA